One genomic window of endosymbiont of Galathealinum brachiosum includes the following:
- the cobA gene encoding uroporphyrinogen-III C-methyltransferase has product MDFFPIFFDIKQKPCLVIGGGEVAARKVSLLLKAHSTVTVVSPKLSRELADWHEEGKLTHIARDFEDADIDQPVLVIAATDNRDVNKRASELAQARGIPVNVVDDPALCSFITPSIVDRSPVQIAISTGGASPVLARMIRTKLEGCIPAAYGRLGALVSDFREKVKAKFTNVDQRRAFWESVLDSTVADRVYSGHEDEAAEALQQAIDAADSNPKFKGEVYLVGAGPGDPDLLTFRALRLMQSCDVMVYDRLVSPAIRELVRRDAELIYVGKARDKHTMQQENINELLVRLAKEGKRVLRLKGGDPFIFGRGGEEIELLAQEGIPFQVVPGITAAAGCASYAGIPLTHRDYSQACVFVTGHLKDGTVDLNWPALAQPNQTVVFYMGLHGAPTLCKEMIGHGLPPSTPVALVQKGTTPDQKTVIATLDTLEETLRTHTFEPPTLIIVGEVVSLKEKLDWFNPEDPQGQAVKAGRW; this is encoded by the coding sequence GTGGATTTTTTTCCTATATTCTTTGATATCAAACAGAAACCCTGCCTGGTTATTGGCGGTGGTGAAGTGGCTGCACGTAAAGTGTCGTTGCTGTTAAAAGCCCATTCCACCGTAACCGTCGTCTCTCCAAAATTATCTCGAGAGCTGGCTGACTGGCATGAAGAGGGTAAATTAACCCATATAGCCCGTGATTTTGAAGATGCAGATATTGATCAACCGGTGCTGGTTATCGCAGCAACAGATAACCGTGATGTAAACAAACGTGCATCTGAGCTGGCTCAGGCTCGTGGTATTCCGGTAAATGTGGTGGATGATCCAGCGCTTTGCTCATTTATAACACCTTCTATTGTTGATCGCTCACCCGTGCAGATTGCTATTTCCACTGGTGGTGCTTCTCCTGTTCTGGCGCGAATGATACGAACTAAGCTGGAAGGTTGTATTCCAGCAGCATACGGTCGTTTAGGTGCGCTGGTTTCTGATTTTAGAGAAAAAGTTAAAGCAAAATTTACCAATGTCGACCAACGTCGTGCCTTCTGGGAGTCAGTGCTGGATAGTACAGTTGCAGACCGAGTATACAGTGGTCACGAAGATGAGGCGGCTGAGGCATTACAGCAGGCGATTGATGCAGCTGATTCGAATCCAAAATTTAAAGGTGAAGTTTATCTGGTTGGTGCCGGTCCTGGTGATCCCGACCTGTTAACGTTTAGAGCGTTACGTTTAATGCAGTCATGTGATGTGATGGTTTATGATCGTCTGGTTTCACCGGCTATTCGTGAACTGGTGCGTCGTGATGCAGAATTAATTTACGTGGGTAAAGCCCGTGATAAACATACTATGCAGCAGGAAAATATTAATGAACTGCTGGTGCGTTTAGCGAAAGAAGGTAAACGTGTATTACGTCTTAAAGGTGGGGATCCTTTTATCTTTGGGCGCGGTGGTGAAGAGATTGAATTGCTGGCTCAGGAAGGTATTCCATTTCAGGTGGTTCCGGGTATTACCGCTGCAGCAGGTTGTGCATCTTATGCGGGTATTCCATTAACGCATCGTGATTATTCTCAGGCCTGTGTATTTGTTACCGGTCATTTGAAAGATGGCACGGTAGATTTAAACTGGCCTGCACTGGCTCAACCAAATCAAACAGTGGTTTTCTATATGGGGCTGCATGGTGCACCAACACTTTGTAAAGAAATGATTGGTCACGGTTTACCACCTTCAACTCCAGTGGCATTAGTGCAAAAGGGGACAACACCTGATCAGAAAACAGTTATTGCAACACTGGATACGCTGGAAGAAACGCTTAGAACGCATACTTTTGAGCCGCCCACTTTAATCATTGTAGGTGAGGTTGTATCACTTAAAGAAAAACTTGACTGGTTTAACCCTGAAGATCCGCAAGGTCAGGCAGTTAAAGCAGGCAGGTGGTAA
- the grxC gene encoding glutaredoxin 3 — translation MNKVRMYRTRSCPYCRRAEKLLKKHGVKKMHVIDVAGNKKLWAAMEKETRRNTVPQIFIGDVHVGGYDDLAALDRKGKLDKLLKS, via the coding sequence ATGAATAAAGTTCGTATGTACCGAACCCGGTCATGTCCTTATTGCCGGCGTGCTGAAAAATTATTAAAAAAGCATGGTGTCAAAAAAATGCATGTGATTGATGTTGCGGGAAATAAAAAGCTCTGGGCTGCGATGGAAAAAGAAACCCGGCGTAATACCGTGCCACAGATATTTATTGGTGATGTTCATGTGGGTGGTTATGACGATCTGGCTGCACTGGATAGAAAAGGCAAACTGGATAAGTTGTTAAAATCGTAA
- the fliP gene encoding flagellar biosynthetic protein FliP has product MSAGVLAEPTLPALIVQDNASGGKDYSVSLQVLVFMTVLSVLPALLLAMTSFTRIIIVLSILRQALGTAQTPSNQILIGLSLFLSFFIMSPVFTQAYENAYQPYIAEQISADEAIEKLKAPFHKFMIQQTRESDLQLFANLAGDDAYDGPESVPFSVLMPAFLTSELKTAFQIGFMLFIPFLIIDLVVASVLMAMGMMMLSPLIISLPFKLMLFVLVDGWSLVMGTLAASFIVT; this is encoded by the coding sequence ATGTCTGCGGGTGTTTTAGCTGAGCCCACTTTACCTGCTTTAATTGTTCAGGATAATGCATCCGGTGGTAAAGACTATTCTGTTTCTTTGCAGGTATTAGTGTTTATGACAGTGCTGTCGGTATTACCGGCACTGCTGTTGGCGATGACATCGTTTACCCGGATTATTATTGTGCTGTCTATATTACGACAGGCACTGGGTACAGCACAGACACCTTCTAATCAGATATTAATCGGTCTGTCTCTATTTTTAAGTTTTTTTATCATGTCACCTGTTTTTACCCAGGCCTATGAGAATGCGTACCAGCCTTATATTGCTGAACAAATTAGTGCAGATGAGGCAATTGAAAAACTTAAAGCCCCCTTTCATAAGTTTATGATTCAGCAGACTCGAGAATCTGATTTGCAATTGTTTGCAAATCTGGCGGGTGATGATGCTTATGATGGTCCTGAATCAGTTCCTTTTTCTGTTTTAATGCCTGCATTTTTAACGTCAGAATTAAAAACAGCATTCCAGATTGGTTTTATGTTGTTTATTCCTTTTCTTATTATTGATCTGGTTGTTGCCAGCGTATTAATGGCTATGGGTATGATGATGTTATCTCCACTGATAATTTCACTACCATTTAAGTTAATGTTGTTTGTGCTGGTTGATGGCTGGTCGTTGGTAATGGGGACACTGGCCGCAAGCTTTATTGTTACCTGA
- the fliO gene encoding flagellar biosynthetic protein FliO — MFLSSVSIETFAKTEDIIKPASVDAFSMMGALNMAMGLVVVIALILGLAWVLKKYGRLPNHNQVDMKVLGGLSLGTREKAILIEVENKRLLIGVTPGHIQTLHVLDGSLDDLKNEKSSQTDSFGSKLEEVMEGQK, encoded by the coding sequence ATGTTTTTAAGTTCTGTTTCTATTGAAACCTTTGCAAAAACAGAAGATATAATTAAGCCCGCTTCAGTTGATGCTTTTTCAATGATGGGTGCATTGAATATGGCGATGGGATTAGTGGTTGTCATTGCGCTTATTTTAGGTCTGGCATGGGTATTGAAAAAATATGGTCGGTTACCTAATCATAATCAGGTTGATATGAAAGTGCTCGGTGGTTTGTCGCTGGGTACCAGAGAAAAAGCAATTTTAATCGAGGTTGAAAACAAACGCCTTCTTATAGGTGTTACTCCCGGGCATATTCAAACTCTACATGTGCTGGACGGCTCTTTGGATGATCTTAAAAATGAAAAGTCATCACAAACGGATTCGTTCGGTTCTAAACTTGAAGAAGTGATGGAAGGCCAGAAGTGA
- a CDS encoding flagellar motor switch protein FliN, with protein MSDEENTEEDPWADALNEQAESEAADAASSASFDELTDSSMPGSDVNLDVVLDIPVNLSMEIGRTKISIRNLLQLNQGSVVELERLAGEPMDVLVNGTLIARGEVVVVNEKFGIRLTDIISPAERVKKLK; from the coding sequence ATGAGTGATGAAGAAAATACAGAAGAAGATCCATGGGCAGATGCTCTAAATGAGCAGGCGGAATCTGAAGCAGCGGATGCAGCCAGTTCGGCCAGTTTTGATGAGCTGACTGATTCAAGTATGCCGGGCTCTGATGTGAATCTTGATGTAGTGCTGGATATACCGGTTAATTTATCGATGGAAATTGGTCGTACCAAAATCAGTATCCGAAATTTACTACAGCTTAATCAGGGTTCAGTTGTTGAGCTGGAGCGTTTGGCCGGTGAGCCGATGGATGTTCTGGTAAATGGAACTTTAATAGCCCGGGGTGAGGTTGTAGTTGTAAACGAAAAGTTTGGTATTCGTTTAACAGATATTATTAGCCCTGCAGAACGCGTGAAAAAACTGAAATAA
- a CDS encoding flagellar motor switch protein FliM, whose protein sequence is MATADVLSQDEIDALLHGVDDGDVETEDEDLHDGSARSFDFNSQERIVRGRLPTLEMINERFARNFRVSMFNLLRRQAEIAVGGVQMMKFAEYVHSLYVPTSLNMIKVDPLKGTALFVIDPKLVFIVVDNFFGGEGRFYNKIEGREFTPTEQRVISMLLDQIFTDLEVAWKPIKPLEFKYQSSEVNPHLANIVSPTEVVVVSTFRVDLEGGGGDLHVTFPYSMVEPIRDLLDAGVQSDVSEIDDRWRLSLRDEIFESKVEVRSLMAETEINLSDINDLKVGDVIPFDMPEQVILEAEDIPLFRCSLGVSRGNAAVKINERVTRPALNFINEADE, encoded by the coding sequence ATGGCAACTGCAGATGTTTTAAGTCAAGACGAAATCGATGCCCTGTTACACGGGGTAGATGATGGTGATGTCGAAACAGAAGACGAAGACCTTCATGACGGTTCTGCCCGGTCATTTGATTTTAATTCTCAGGAACGAATTGTGCGTGGGCGTTTGCCTACGCTGGAAATGATTAATGAGCGCTTTGCACGTAACTTTCGTGTAAGTATGTTTAATCTGTTACGTCGCCAGGCTGAAATTGCGGTGGGTGGTGTGCAGATGATGAAATTTGCTGAATATGTCCATAGTTTATATGTGCCTACCAGTTTAAATATGATTAAAGTTGACCCGCTTAAAGGTACGGCGCTTTTTGTTATTGATCCCAAACTGGTTTTTATTGTTGTTGATAACTTTTTTGGTGGTGAAGGTCGCTTTTATAACAAAATTGAAGGCCGTGAATTTACCCCCACTGAGCAACGCGTTATAAGTATGTTACTTGATCAGATTTTTACAGATCTGGAAGTTGCCTGGAAACCGATTAAACCTTTAGAATTTAAATATCAGTCATCTGAAGTAAATCCTCATCTGGCGAATATTGTAAGTCCGACAGAAGTTGTCGTTGTCAGCACATTTCGTGTTGATCTTGAAGGTGGTGGTGGGGATTTGCACGTTACATTCCCTTATTCAATGGTTGAACCGATACGTGATCTGCTTGATGCGGGTGTACAGTCAGATGTTTCAGAAATTGATGATCGCTGGCGTCTGTCTTTACGTGATGAAATTTTTGAATCTAAAGTTGAAGTTAGAAGTTTAATGGCGGAAACAGAAATTAACTTATCGGATATTAATGACTTAAAGGTTGGTGATGTTATCCCGTTTGATATGCCTGAGCAGGTGATACTGGAAGCGGAAGATATACCTCTTTTTCGATGCTCGTTAGGTGTATCAAGAGGGAATGCGGCAGTAAAAATAAATGAACGAGTTACTCGTCCCGCGTTAAATTTTATTAATGAAGCAGATGAATAG
- a CDS encoding flagellar basal body protein FliL, which produces MADEEENTEAGEGEAKKGGMMKVILLVNGVLLLIGIGVGVFMFMGGEDEAPADASDMEVLEDAEDVSSSKSKKRGTPIYVPLHPAFVVNFENQEQVAFLQVDIQIMTYDSSVESALKSHMPAIRNELLLLLGGKQYHEINTREGKRALSQEAIQVMQDVLKDVGEASSIEALYFTSFVMQ; this is translated from the coding sequence ATGGCTGACGAAGAAGAAAACACAGAAGCAGGGGAAGGAGAAGCCAAGAAAGGCGGAATGATGAAAGTCATCCTGCTTGTGAATGGCGTGCTGCTGCTTATAGGTATTGGTGTCGGGGTATTTATGTTTATGGGTGGCGAAGATGAGGCCCCCGCTGATGCTTCTGATATGGAAGTGCTGGAAGATGCTGAAGATGTTTCGAGTAGTAAATCTAAAAAAAGAGGCACGCCAATATATGTGCCGCTGCATCCGGCTTTCGTAGTTAACTTTGAAAATCAGGAACAGGTGGCTTTTTTACAGGTTGATATTCAGATTATGACATATGACTCATCTGTTGAATCAGCATTAAAATCCCATATGCCAGCGATAAGAAATGAACTGTTATTGCTATTAGGTGGTAAGCAATACCATGAAATTAATACCCGTGAAGGTAAACGCGCTCTGAGTCAGGAAGCGATTCAGGTTATGCAGGATGTACTTAAGGATGTGGGTGAGGCGAGCTCAATAGAAGCACTGTACTTCACCAGTTTCGTAATGCAATAA
- a CDS encoding flagellar protein FhlB, giving the protein MKHSTPIAVALEFDGENTPVVNARGIGPIAEKIIEIAKQHGVPLQNDSELVEILSDLNLGDEIPENLYRAIAEVIAFAYILTGKFPKNWKDTR; this is encoded by the coding sequence ATGAAACACTCTACGCCTATCGCTGTAGCACTAGAATTTGATGGTGAAAACACGCCGGTAGTGAATGCTCGAGGAATTGGCCCTATAGCTGAAAAAATCATAGAAATAGCAAAGCAACATGGGGTTCCTCTGCAAAACGACAGTGAACTGGTTGAAATACTTTCTGATTTAAATCTGGGAGATGAAATCCCCGAAAATCTGTACCGAGCCATTGCAGAAGTAATTGCTTTTGCATACATTTTAACCGGCAAATTTCCTAAAAACTGGAAAGATACAAGGTAA
- a CDS encoding diguanylate cyclase produces MSDLGSLIIAERKTPLLLVIDDDIVVRSMLMKALQKQGFDTIEAPNGAEGVELFRQHRPDLVLLDVLMPVMNGFETCQEMRSLDPDRTVPIIMLTGLDDVASVDKSFDAGATDFISKPINWSLFSQRVRYALKSREMDFELRKNRHRVVHALKVAMLGYWDWDLETGEISFPPGVLEMLGIDRSKGITLNDLINYVPEEDRDRVVHAFEDARKQGTRFVLEHRLQGLDNKERYVYQQCDVIMGDDKKPRYVLGTIQDITALKRAEDMILHQAYHDLLTDLPNQTLFKERLTHAIKVAEHAGHQVAVVLMDIDRFQLINDSLGHDIGNELLVAFAGFLSCFVNEGDTVARISGNEFALLLESSSSTDEITQMLSRLNQTLKDNSFDLGDQKVIVSLSLGVALYPDDEVDAGELIHCATAAMRKAKALGGDQEHFYTNDMNRRVDDRLRMETDLRSALENNELELFYQPQVDSSTRKIIASEALVRWRHDEHGLVPPIRFIPLAEETGLIQPLGHYVLEQAIKQTREWNQQGHDLSVGINLSARQFMQVDLVDQIKELIQQYEIKPENIDLEITETIAMQDADNSINKMHRLKELGVKLSMDDFGTGYSSLSYLHQFPLDVLKIDRSFVKDIAGNSEDGAIARAVIAMAHSMNLKVIAEGVETEEQYKFLRDHECEIIQGYLISKPVPAKEFEMLL; encoded by the coding sequence GTGTCAGATTTAGGCAGTCTTATTATTGCAGAGCGTAAAACTCCGTTATTGCTTGTGATTGATGACGATATAGTGGTTCGTTCAATGTTAATGAAAGCCTTGCAAAAACAGGGTTTCGATACCATAGAAGCACCCAATGGTGCGGAGGGTGTTGAGTTGTTTCGTCAGCACCGTCCTGATCTGGTTTTACTTGATGTATTAATGCCGGTAATGAATGGTTTTGAAACCTGTCAGGAAATGAGATCTTTAGATCCTGATCGAACTGTGCCAATTATTATGCTAACTGGATTAGATGATGTGGCATCGGTTGATAAATCATTTGATGCAGGGGCTACTGATTTTATATCTAAACCTATTAACTGGAGTTTGTTTTCTCAGCGGGTTCGTTATGCACTAAAGTCCCGCGAAATGGATTTTGAATTACGCAAAAATAGACACCGTGTGGTACATGCTTTAAAAGTTGCAATGTTAGGTTACTGGGACTGGGATCTGGAGACAGGTGAAATTTCATTCCCACCCGGTGTGTTGGAAATGCTGGGTATAGATCGTAGTAAAGGCATCACATTAAATGATTTAATAAATTATGTGCCAGAAGAAGATCGTGATCGGGTAGTGCATGCTTTTGAAGATGCCCGCAAGCAGGGAACCCGGTTTGTTTTAGAACACCGTTTGCAGGGACTCGATAATAAAGAAAGGTATGTGTATCAACAGTGTGATGTCATTATGGGAGATGACAAAAAACCCCGTTATGTATTAGGTACCATACAGGATATTACCGCACTGAAACGCGCTGAAGATATGATACTACATCAGGCGTATCATGATTTACTTACTGATCTTCCTAATCAGACTCTTTTCAAAGAACGCTTAACTCATGCCATTAAAGTGGCTGAACATGCAGGTCATCAGGTGGCAGTGGTTCTGATGGATATAGATCGTTTCCAGTTGATTAATGACAGTTTGGGTCATGATATAGGTAATGAATTGCTCGTTGCGTTTGCCGGCTTCCTAAGTTGTTTTGTAAATGAAGGTGATACTGTAGCCCGAATCAGTGGAAATGAATTTGCATTATTGCTTGAAAGCTCGTCCTCTACTGATGAAATTACACAGATGCTTAGCCGTTTAAATCAAACATTAAAAGATAATAGCTTTGATCTTGGAGATCAGAAAGTCATTGTTTCATTAAGTTTAGGTGTTGCACTGTATCCAGATGATGAAGTAGATGCGGGTGAACTGATTCATTGTGCAACTGCTGCAATGCGTAAAGCCAAAGCTCTGGGTGGTGATCAGGAACATTTTTATACCAACGATATGAATCGCCGTGTGGATGACCGTTTGCGTATGGAAACAGATTTGCGAAGTGCGCTAGAAAATAATGAACTTGAGTTATTTTATCAGCCGCAGGTTGATTCAAGTACACGTAAAATTATTGCCTCTGAAGCGTTGGTTCGCTGGCGACATGATGAGCATGGTTTAGTGCCACCCATTCGTTTTATTCCTCTCGCAGAAGAAACAGGTTTAATACAGCCTTTAGGTCATTATGTCCTGGAGCAGGCAATTAAACAAACCAGGGAATGGAATCAGCAGGGGCATGATTTAAGTGTTGGAATTAACCTGTCTGCGAGGCAGTTTATGCAGGTAGATTTAGTTGATCAAATTAAAGAGCTAATTCAACAATATGAAATAAAACCAGAAAATATAGATTTAGAAATAACGGAAACCATAGCAATGCAGGATGCGGATAATAGCATTAACAAGATGCACCGTTTGAAAGAGCTGGGTGTTAAATTATCAATGGATGATTTTGGTACTGGTTATTCTTCTCTAAGTTATCTGCATCAGTTCCCGCTTGATGTTTTAAAAATTGATCGTTCATTTGTAAAAGATATTGCGGGAAATAGCGAAGACGGAGCAATTGCAAGAGCGGTTATTGCTATGGCGCACAGTATGAATCTAAAAGTTATTGCTGAAGGAGTGGAGACTGAAGAGCAGTATAAATTTTTAAGAGATCATGAGTGTGAAATTATTCAGGGTTATCTGATTTCAAAACCCGTACCGGCTAAAGAATTTGAAATGCTGTTGTGA
- a CDS encoding O-succinylhomoserine sulfhydrylase, producing the protein MSDFEQLEAEWAFATQAVRAGQTRTQEQEHSEPIFPTSSFVFSSAAEAAARFSGEQPGNIYSRFTNPTVRTFEQRLARMEGAECCVATASGMSAILATCLGILKTGDHIVSSRSIFGTTTVLFTNFMAKLGIETTFVELSDLAAWENAIEKNTRLLFLETPSNPLTELVDIKALAEISRKHDCLLAVDNCLATPALQQPISLGADIVIHSATKYIDGQGRCMGGAVLGTESIVGTDVYAFLRSAGPTMSAFNAWVFLKGLETLDLRMKAHSAGAMELARWLEQQPQVARVYYPGLESHPQHELAKSQQKGFGGLLSFELKGGKDDGWKLVDATQICSITANLGDTKTTITHPATTTHGRLTPEQRQESGIADGLIRIAVGLEDIEDIKKDLARGM; encoded by the coding sequence ATGAGTGATTTTGAGCAATTAGAAGCTGAATGGGCTTTTGCAACTCAGGCGGTACGAGCAGGTCAAACTCGTACTCAGGAGCAGGAACATAGTGAGCCTATTTTTCCTACATCGAGTTTTGTTTTTTCTTCAGCTGCTGAAGCAGCAGCTCGATTTTCTGGAGAGCAGCCGGGAAATATATATTCACGTTTTACTAATCCGACGGTAAGAACATTTGAACAGCGTCTTGCTCGAATGGAGGGTGCGGAATGTTGTGTCGCAACCGCATCAGGAATGTCTGCGATACTTGCAACCTGTCTGGGTATTTTGAAAACAGGTGACCACATTGTTTCATCCAGAAGTATTTTTGGTACGACAACCGTATTGTTTACCAACTTTATGGCTAAATTAGGAATTGAAACGACGTTTGTTGAATTATCAGATCTTGCTGCATGGGAAAATGCAATTGAGAAAAATACGCGTTTATTATTTCTGGAAACACCTTCTAACCCGTTAACTGAGCTGGTTGATATTAAAGCACTGGCTGAAATTTCACGTAAACACGACTGCCTGTTGGCGGTTGATAATTGTCTGGCTACGCCAGCATTGCAACAGCCTATCAGTCTGGGTGCAGATATCGTGATTCATTCGGCGACAAAATACATCGATGGGCAGGGGCGTTGTATGGGTGGAGCTGTTTTGGGCACTGAAAGTATTGTTGGTACGGATGTATATGCATTTTTGCGTAGTGCCGGACCGACAATGAGTGCATTCAATGCATGGGTATTTTTAAAAGGTCTGGAAACACTTGATCTTCGTATGAAAGCGCATAGTGCTGGTGCGATGGAGCTTGCCCGGTGGTTAGAGCAGCAACCTCAGGTTGCTAGAGTTTATTATCCGGGGCTGGAGTCTCACCCTCAGCATGAGCTGGCAAAATCACAGCAAAAAGGCTTTGGTGGTTTGTTATCATTTGAGCTTAAGGGCGGTAAAGATGATGGGTGGAAGTTAGTCGATGCGACACAAATTTGCTCAATTACGGCAAATTTAGGTGATACAAAAACAACAATCACACACCCTGCAACTACTACCCATGGACGATTAACACCAGAGCAACGTCAGGAGTCAGGAATCGCAGATGGTTTGATTCGTATAGCAGTTGGTCTGGAAGATATTGAAGATATAAAGAAAGATCTGGCGCGAGGCATGTAA
- a CDS encoding peptidase M14, producing MLTRLYQITLLLLFAIPAYSQNLNFNTFEQQQQVNSSCLNIGKKLSSVTFNECLKLNLSSSVHQSAKNNSLLIKEYPPLLNKREPQAKILMLGGIHGDEYSSVTIMFKWMHILDKYHSGLFHWKVAPLVNPDGLLQKKSQRINANGVDLNRNFPNNGKPDASLEYWKKRAYSDPRRYPGPMPTSEPETQWIVELIKQFKPDAIVAVHAPYGIVDYDGPTKPPSRLGPLYLKLLGTYPGSLGNYAGLQQEIPVVTIELPYAGIMPSDKEVGRIWVDMIRWLKKNIPQKQKTQELPQRHAEHNVIIK from the coding sequence ATGCTAACACGCCTTTACCAGATTACACTTCTTTTATTATTCGCTATACCTGCATATAGCCAAAACCTGAATTTCAATACCTTTGAGCAACAACAGCAGGTAAATAGCTCCTGCCTCAATATCGGAAAAAAACTATCCAGTGTTACATTTAATGAATGCCTGAAGTTAAACTTATCTTCATCCGTGCATCAATCAGCTAAAAATAACAGCCTTCTAATTAAAGAATACCCTCCCCTATTAAATAAAAGAGAACCACAGGCAAAAATACTAATGCTTGGTGGCATTCATGGTGACGAATACTCATCCGTAACCATTATGTTTAAATGGATGCATATTCTGGATAAGTATCATAGCGGACTGTTTCACTGGAAAGTCGCCCCGCTAGTTAACCCTGACGGTTTATTACAGAAAAAATCACAACGTATAAATGCCAATGGGGTTGATCTAAATCGAAATTTTCCAAACAATGGTAAGCCGGATGCCAGTCTTGAATACTGGAAAAAGCGAGCTTATAGCGACCCGAGGCGCTACCCCGGCCCAATGCCTACAAGTGAACCTGAAACACAGTGGATAGTTGAGCTTATTAAACAATTTAAACCCGATGCCATTGTGGCTGTGCATGCACCTTATGGAATTGTGGATTATGACGGGCCAACGAAACCACCATCCCGTCTTGGACCGCTTTATCTAAAATTACTCGGAACCTATCCTGGCTCATTAGGTAATTATGCCGGGTTACAACAGGAAATACCCGTTGTTACGATTGAATTGCCTTACGCGGGCATTATGCCAAGCGACAAGGAAGTGGGACGAATCTGGGTTGATATGATTAGATGGTTAAAAAAGAATATTCCACAAAAACAAAAAACTCAGGAATTGCCACAAAGGCATGCTGAACACAATGTAATCATCAAGTAG